The following proteins come from a genomic window of Lolium rigidum isolate FL_2022 chromosome 5, APGP_CSIRO_Lrig_0.1, whole genome shotgun sequence:
- the LOC124654942 gene encoding puroindoline-B-like, whose amino-acid sequence MKALFFLAFLALVASTSFAQYAEAPSGDVEGPSAGGYEKWAAEAPSGDTEGPSAGGYEKWAAKAPTMSTSEQCEHEHMKLDSCRDYLMDWCTPKGTWITWPWEWMKSSCEEIRKRCCQQLGQMASQCRCKAIFRTIQGEVGGFGSQEGQKARVMAMAQRLPSKCNVVPRSCNIPITSGYYW is encoded by the coding sequence ATGAAGGCACTCTTCTTCCTAGCTTTTCTTGCTCTGGTAGCAAGCACATCCTTTGCACAATACGCAGAAGCTCCAAGCGGGGACGTGGAAGGTCCCAGCGCTGGTGGTTATGAGAAATGGGCTGCAGAAGCTCCAAGCGGTGACACGGAAGGTCCCAGCGCAGGTGGTTATGAAAAATGGGCTGCAAAAGCTCCCACCATGAGCACTTCTGAGCAATGTGAGCATGAACATATGAAGCTAGACTCTTGCAGGGATTACTTGATGGATTGGTGCACACCAAAGGGGACGTGGATCACCTGGCCATGGGAATGGATGAAGAGTAGCTGCGAGGAGATCCGGAAACGGTGTTGCCAGCAACTGGGGCAAATGGCATCACAATGCCGCTGCAAGGCTATCTTTAGAACAATCCAAGGTGAGGTCGGTGGCTTTGGTTCTCAAGAAGGTCAGAAAGCTAGAGTGATGGCGATGGCCCAGCGCTTGCCCTCCAAGTGCAATGTGGTCCCAAGGTCCTGCAACATCCCCATCACTAGTGGCTATTATTGGTGA